A window from Dermacentor albipictus isolate Rhodes 1998 colony chromosome 10, USDA_Dalb.pri_finalv2, whole genome shotgun sequence encodes these proteins:
- the LOC139050799 gene encoding fibrous sheath CABYR-binding protein-like isoform X1, which produces MGQKMGKQRSADITPAPKDKVKRRKSKREAANGDTQGTITPTGDGVVAATTAVQKGTQETEVPVEKVEAATKEVITNGTADAPEAKPVPNGTAEPVAEKIAEPAPQEPAAPATEAKPAEEVKPAEEPKPVAEPPAPEPAATPAPVEEKPEEPKQPEPEAAPAKVEEQPAVVEEAKPAEEETKVTEEAPQEPVPAAAVEPAKEEPAPASQAPATDAPPAEQAETKAEQEPAAEPAVPAAEVVSPLHDSGYLEPQPTEVVLEKALAEAEQQASAPTAPAPAEESKPAEEVQPSSAEPAESKDLDLPAVTELPAVEPPTSEQAAAPAVPQATAADAAATESPSSEALEARPEEKAPEAASPVAELPAAPAAPTEAPAPAEQTCPAESRPEADAAADAKAESSSTETPKVEE; this is translated from the exons ATGGGCCAGAAGATGGGCAAGCAGCGATCGGCGGACATCACGCCGGCGCCGAAGGACAAGGTGAAGCGGCGCAAGAGCAAGCGTGAGGCGGCCAACGGGGACACCCAGGGCACCATCACGCCCACCGGCGACGGGGTGGTCGCCGCCACCACTGCCGTCCAGAAGGGCACTCAG GAGACCGAAGTGCCTGTGGAGAAGGTTGAGGCCGCCACCAAGGAGGTCATCACCAACGGCACCGCCGACGCTCCCGAGGCCAAGCCAGTGCCCAATGGCACGGCCGAGCCCGTAGCCGAGAAGATCGCAGAGCCCGCGCCTCAGGAACCCGCGGCTCCCGCCACGGAAGCAAAGCCAGCCGAAGAAGTAAAGCCCGCGGAGGAGCCAAAACCCGTTGCAGAGCCTCCCGCTCCTGAACCTGCGGCTACACCAGCTCCCGTCGAAGAGAAACCAGAAGAGCCCAAGCAGCCCGAACCGGAAGCCGCCCCCGCTAAGGTCGAGGAACAGCCCGCGGTTGTTGAGGAGGCTAAACCTGCAGAGGAGGAGACTAAGGTAACCGAAGAGGCGCCCCAGGAACCCGTCCCAGCGGCTGCCGTAGAACCGGCCAAGGAAGAGCCTGCGCCGGCATCTCAAGCCCCCGCCACAGACGCTCCTCCGGCTGAACAGGCCGAAACGAAGGCCGAGCAGGAGCCCGCCGCCGAACCGGCCGTACCTGCTGCCGAGGTCGTCTCTCCCCTCCACGACTCCGGGTACCTCGAGCCACAGCCGACCGAGGTCGTGCTCGAGAAGGCACTAGCCGAGGCAGAGCAACAGGCATCGGCGCCCACTGCCCCAGCCCCGGCTGAAGAAAGCAAACCGGCCGAGGAAGTGCAGCCCTCCTCTGCTGAGCCCGCCGAGTCCAAGGATCTCGACCTTCCGGCCGTCACCGAGCTGCCCGCCGTGGAACCGCCGACGTCTGAGCAGGCCGCAGCGCCCGCTGTTCCCCAGGCGACCGCGGCAGACGCGGCCGCCACGGAGTCTCCGTCCAGCGAAGCCCTGGAGGCTAGGCCCGAGGAGAAGGCGCCCGAAGCTGCCAGCCCCGTCGCCGAGCTCCCGGCCGCACCCGCTGCTCCCACAGAGGCCCCCGCCCCCGCCGAGCAGACCTGCCCTGCGGAGTCAAGGCCCGAAGCAGATGCT GCCGCCGATGCCAAAGCCGAGAGTTCGAGCACCGAGACTCCAAAGGTGGAGGAGTGA
- the LOC139050799 gene encoding fibrous sheath CABYR-binding protein-like isoform X2, translating to METEVPVEKVEAATKEVITNGTADAPEAKPVPNGTAEPVAEKIAEPAPQEPAAPATEAKPAEEVKPAEEPKPVAEPPAPEPAATPAPVEEKPEEPKQPEPEAAPAKVEEQPAVVEEAKPAEEETKVTEEAPQEPVPAAAVEPAKEEPAPASQAPATDAPPAEQAETKAEQEPAAEPAVPAAEVVSPLHDSGYLEPQPTEVVLEKALAEAEQQASAPTAPAPAEESKPAEEVQPSSAEPAESKDLDLPAVTELPAVEPPTSEQAAAPAVPQATAADAAATESPSSEALEARPEEKAPEAASPVAELPAAPAAPTEAPAPAEQTCPAESRPEADAAADAKAESSSTETPKVEE from the exons ATG GAGACCGAAGTGCCTGTGGAGAAGGTTGAGGCCGCCACCAAGGAGGTCATCACCAACGGCACCGCCGACGCTCCCGAGGCCAAGCCAGTGCCCAATGGCACGGCCGAGCCCGTAGCCGAGAAGATCGCAGAGCCCGCGCCTCAGGAACCCGCGGCTCCCGCCACGGAAGCAAAGCCAGCCGAAGAAGTAAAGCCCGCGGAGGAGCCAAAACCCGTTGCAGAGCCTCCCGCTCCTGAACCTGCGGCTACACCAGCTCCCGTCGAAGAGAAACCAGAAGAGCCCAAGCAGCCCGAACCGGAAGCCGCCCCCGCTAAGGTCGAGGAACAGCCCGCGGTTGTTGAGGAGGCTAAACCTGCAGAGGAGGAGACTAAGGTAACCGAAGAGGCGCCCCAGGAACCCGTCCCAGCGGCTGCCGTAGAACCGGCCAAGGAAGAGCCTGCGCCGGCATCTCAAGCCCCCGCCACAGACGCTCCTCCGGCTGAACAGGCCGAAACGAAGGCCGAGCAGGAGCCCGCCGCCGAACCGGCCGTACCTGCTGCCGAGGTCGTCTCTCCCCTCCACGACTCCGGGTACCTCGAGCCACAGCCGACCGAGGTCGTGCTCGAGAAGGCACTAGCCGAGGCAGAGCAACAGGCATCGGCGCCCACTGCCCCAGCCCCGGCTGAAGAAAGCAAACCGGCCGAGGAAGTGCAGCCCTCCTCTGCTGAGCCCGCCGAGTCCAAGGATCTCGACCTTCCGGCCGTCACCGAGCTGCCCGCCGTGGAACCGCCGACGTCTGAGCAGGCCGCAGCGCCCGCTGTTCCCCAGGCGACCGCGGCAGACGCGGCCGCCACGGAGTCTCCGTCCAGCGAAGCCCTGGAGGCTAGGCCCGAGGAGAAGGCGCCCGAAGCTGCCAGCCCCGTCGCCGAGCTCCCGGCCGCACCCGCTGCTCCCACAGAGGCCCCCGCCCCCGCCGAGCAGACCTGCCCTGCGGAGTCAAGGCCCGAAGCAGATGCT GCCGCCGATGCCAAAGCCGAGAGTTCGAGCACCGAGACTCCAAAGGTGGAGGAGTGA